Below is a window of Arabidopsis thaliana chromosome 2, partial sequence DNA.
TGAATAACTCTTCCATAGGAGCTCCAAAGGTATTCGATCTCTGGACCTATCGATGTGGTGTCTTCTGAAAACACTTCTACGTACGTTTGCGTTAGTAGTGGATTAAAACTTACGTGGATCTCGCGGGCTTGATTTATTTACGTGGATGATATGTGGTTAGTACTTAGTAGGACTTAATGACGTGAATTGACCTTGTTATATATGGTGGCCGGGTACAACTTACAAGGCTAATACATATTATGGCTCTCAGTCACACATTTGACGTTTCTTTAGCTTTCCGAATCGTTAGATCCTCCAACACTCACCATATATAGACGATCACGACTATCTCCCCGATTAATGTCAGTGCGGGAAACCATACTACGAAGGTCTCGTCTTGCATGAATGATCACGTCACGTGTCATacgattgattttttttttttttttgaatatcagGAGATTCTGGGTCGAAGCCCGTAATTCCCCTGGTTCGAAACCACgacatgtaatattagtttcgtcaCAAACGTCAATCGAATCGGCGATTTTTAAGTTTCGCCTACGATCTTTACCAATTGATATGtctttatacaaaatttaGTTTCGACAATAATGACTAGAAATTTTTCTCTTAAGATTTCTTAATCGTTAGGTGATGATCGCGATTACAAATAAAATGCTAATTAATGGTCGAGTCCTACCATTTCTTTCCCCACCTATCTAAGTTTCATCCCAATTCCAAATTCAACTCGTAGACATATGCCTTACTCTATGATTTCTCTATCATTTTtcgaaaatatgttttcaagtTGACATCATTGTAGAGTTAGCTAATGGGCCTTCGACATTAACTCCTGAAAGCCTTATATGGGCCAATCTATTGAACTTTTTCTCCTTCCATTTTGGGCTGATTTATTAAGTTCACAACACACCGATTAGGACGTGcttagtttttacttttctccTTCCATTTTATTATCCATCACATAAAGGCATGTTTAAGAGATGAATTTTACATAAATCCTTTTTTCTCTGCAAATTCAAGctcttctttaaaaaaaaaaaatcatttcatttccTCTAGtaagaattaaatttatatttagcGTGTTCTTTTAGTGAACGCAGCCACAACAatagcaaagaagaaaaacagttCTACGGtgagaagaaaatatagtGATAAGAGAGAACTATCACAAAAGATGAACTACGATGAAGATTGAAGTGTCGCTGGTTAATTTCAGCGATTCATCGAATGCAGTTGCAACTCAATCGGCGACTCATCCAAAGTTGTTATTTTAAGTTCTAATGTCGTTTTACTTACCTGCTACTTCTCATGACAATTCGTCTTACTCCGTTGTTGCCGTTGTCGCAACGTTCAGTAAAAGCACACgctaattaatttttaaaaaaatgaaaaaatagcTATATTCACACCTATAATCCAATCCCCTTAATAGAAACGTAActacttttcctttttttctttttttctttgtcaaccaTTGAAAATCAGCCTAactttaaatataattaatattacaaTGGAAATTAACCAattaattatagaaatataattaatattacattgattaatatatttttttaaaaaataaaccaattaaaatggtataatagttacaaaatcttaaaaatagAGTTAATTTCAgctaaaaatttaatttctttttggtttgaggCATTTTGAGTTTGAGTGCTGAGAGAGTTGAAGCGGACGGGGAAGAACAAGCGGGAGACTTGATGCTTGCAAGCAAAGTGTTCCTCCTAATTTTTACATATAACTAAActcttaattaattagaaaagcaaaagaaaaaagttgagaactctctgtttttttttcctttctttttaatttcactttgattcctaattttttttgtttgttcgaTCTTCAAACCCAacactctttcttctctcgaTCCTTCCCATTTTCCGATCCTCGGATTCATCGGAATCGTCCTTTGATTTGCTCCGAAGATCATCCCGACTAGCTGAAGCCACATGGACGACGAGGTTGTTCAGCGAGTTTTCCAAGAAGGAGGACGAGATTTCTTCCAGCAACAaccttctacttcttcttcctcttcttcgattcttcaatctcttcctcttcacgtGGTACGCTTCTTCTCCCTTTCCTAATTTCCagaaaaatttacaagttgAAGAACATCAATCATCGCTTTTGCTGTAGGCTTTCGATCATGGCTATTATCTGTTGGTGAAGTCCATTCAAGAGcttagagagaagaaggacGGCATTGTTACTGTTGGTATTGGTGGACCTAGCGGCTCTGGTAAATCTAGGTAATCCattgtttatgtttagtgtcGAATTTCTCAAGAGGCATGCTCGATTTcatggttttttgtttggttgcacGAAGCTTGGCAGAGAAAGTTGCATCTGTAATTGGCTGTACTGTTATTGCCATGGAAGATTACCGAGATAGTTTGGACGATGGTAATGAGTTGGAAACATTAGATTTTGATGCTTTAGTCCAGAATTTGGAGGTACTTCATTACTCAGAGATTTGTGTTTGTGAAACGTCTGTTGAGTAATGACTTAGGTTTGACTAACTCGACTCTTTCTATAAATAGGATTTGATCAATGGAAAAGATACTCTTGCTCCGGTTTTTGATTTCCAGCAAAAGAAGCGTGTTGATTCCAAGATGGTGAAGACATCCTCTGGTGTGGTAAGTCATAAatgtgattttggttttggttttggtatgGCTCCTATGGTTTTacgttttggtttgttgtagGTTATTGTTGATGGGACGTATGCTCTCCATGCAAGATTGCGTTCCTTACTGGATATTCGGGTTGCAGTGGTAAGATTTTCTCCTCCTAGAGCAGTTATTGGTCTAGCTAATGTACAACCATGATATCATTTATTCTCTCTGTGGTTAGGTTGGGGGCGTTCATTTTAGCCTTCTCTCTAAAGTCCGTTATGATATTGGAGATTCGTGTTCGCTTGATTACCTTATCGACAGCATTTTCCCTTTGTTTAGAAAGCATATTGAGCCAGATCTTCATCATGCACAGGTTGAattgtcttctttttcctccatTTAAGTGTTCAGAAGTTTGACTTCTCCGTTTGTTGGGCGTGTGCAGATCAGAATCAACAATAgttttgtttcatcatttcGGGAAGCCATATACAAATTGAAATGCAAAACTGAGGTCTGTAGTTTCTTCCAGTTGTTGTGGTTTCATGTTGGGACGTATGTTTACCACTTGACTAAGATTCATGTAACAGATAGTAACTTCCTTTCCTCAAGAAAGCGACGTGCAGAAGGATAAGTAAGAAGGATTCTTCTATTATGTGTGAATAGTTTAAGATTTTTAGTTGGTTTTCATAGGTATACTGACTTGGTGAGTtggttttcagttttattgAGATGTACCTCAGACCACCTTCTGCAAGCGAAGAGGCACGGATAAATGACTGGATTAAAGTTCGTCAAGCTGGTATAAGGTACTATCTGTCACTTGGAGACCAAAGGATTGTTGACAAGCATTTCATTATCCGGCCTAAAGCTGAGTTTGAGGTGAGTTATTACATGTAATTGCCGAAGTTTCAGTATTTCTATGGTGTTTCCTTCTTCCTAGTTCTGCAATTTTTTATGGAATGTGAAGTATCGCTACCTCTTTATTGTTAGCGCAAAAGATAATGGTAGTAATGGGGTTATGTAGGATTATACTGTTTTGGAGACTGGTCCAATACTTTCCTTGGTTGTGTTAATTTCTCATATTATCTACAGAAGAGGCATGCCTATATTTGTGGAATCTGGATTCTGGTCAAGATGACGGGCCGCTTGCACACATCCTATTAAAAGATACCCCTTACAATCCTTCTGTATGTGACTTAATTTCTAATGTCTAGCAGGTTGGACGGATGACACTTGGAGGGTTGCTAGCTTTAGGCTATAATGTTGTTGTGAGTTACAAGAGAGCTTCAACTGCTGTCAGTTATGGTAATTTATCCCTATCACGTGAAACGATTGATACTCTTGGAGAGACTTTCCTGGTTCTGAGAGGGACAGATAGGAAGGTAATAACCCATTATTCTCTTTAAGAACAAGCGCATCGATCTTCAATGCAGAAAAGACTTTAGTAAACATATCTTTTAGCtggttttctctctctctctctctctctctctctctctctctctctctctctctctctctctctctctctctctctctctctctctctcagtaGTGAGGAGTTTAGCTTTGTCAGTATCCCTTTTGATATACATGTTTTAATAGATCTTTTTGCATAGAGTGTGGGAGCTGAAGCTCTGAGAATGGGCATCACTGGGCCCTGGATCACGAAATCATACCTCGAACTGATCCTTGAAAGCAAAGGTCAGGGAATTTGATATAGCATGTTTGTTTCCACTATCTATCCTTTCTTGTGCTCTGCAGTGCAACAGAATCTTAATTTCTGTAAGCTTACCCATTTTGCAGGTGTACCACGCTTGAATACACCTCCACTTTTGCAACCGTCTCCTGTAATCACTAACCAAGAGAAGCAAATTGTTGCACCAAAACCTATCCGAACTACCCCAAACATCGTTACCCGCCTTGAGGATTTATCGCAGCCTTGGACTAGATCTCCTACGAAATCCCAAATGGAACCGATGGTTGCAACTTGGCATTTCACCTCTTATGATCCACCTCATTCAGTAAGCTCTGTAGTAGGTATGTCCGAATTTTTTGAAGATTGATGGTGTTTTCCCTTTGATATTTTCCCTCGCTTAGTGTTATGGTCGATGAAATGTATTTCAGTAGCATTATTATTGCATTTATGCCTAGGCTTTCTCATCAAGCAGCTACAGATTCCTCTTTCAGGGATAATATGCGGCTTGTTCCTATGCCTGATTCATACGACTTGGATAGAGGGTTGCTACTTTCTGTTCAAGCAATACAGGTAATGGGGTTGCaagaagatagaagaaatAATCGTCTGTTAAGTAAAAAAGTTGCTACTTAACGCGGAGAATTTGTTCTTTCTAGTAAGGGTTCTTTTGCTTGTAATTTTCAGGCATTGCTGGAGAATAAGGGACCCCCTGTTATTGTTGGAATAGGTAATATTGCTTGTTTGCTGTTTGtgctgttttgttttaacacGGAGCCTAAAGCTTATGTTTAGTATATATTGTCACACTGTTTCACTGTAGGTGGTCCTAGTGGGTCTGGTAAGACTAGCTTGGCTCATAAAATGGCAAATATAGTTGGCTGTGAAGTGGTTTCCCTTGAAAGTTACTTCAAGTCTGAACAAGTCAAAGATTTCAAGCATGACGACTTTAGTTCCCTTGATTTGCCTTTGCTCTCAAAGGTAATGCTTTGGTTTGCGAACGTAAACGGATAAGGTAACTTGTCAGCCTTTGGGTTACTTTTATTGGAATTAGAATCTCTCTCTACTTCATTTGCAGAACATTTCCGACATTACAAACAGTCGAAGAACCAAACTACCTATATTTGATTTGGAGACTGGCACCAGATGTGGCTTCAAGGAACTAGAAGTTCCTGAAGAGTGTGGTGTGGTTAGTGATCATAGTCTTCACATATCATATGGTGAttgtctttgttgttttctcaGCGTGGATGATTTTTATACCACATCGTTTTTTAGATCATCTTCGAGGGGGTTTATGCATTGCATCCAGAAATCAGACAATCTTTGGACCTTTGGGTTGCTGTTGTAAGATACTTTTCTACTTTATTGTTCCTTCTTTTCCTTCCattcacaaatatttttcttatcaaaaacatattgatttttgtttctttcactaACCAGGTGGGAGGTGTTCATTCACATCTTATCTCTAGAGTCCAGAGGGATAAAAGCCGAATCGGGTGTTTCATGTCTCAGAACGAGATAATGATGACCGTATTTCCAATGTTCCAGCAACACATCGAGCCACATCTAGTGCATGCACATGTGAGTACACCTGAGATTTTAGATTTCACCTACTAGTGAATTGTTCTGTACAATCTTTCCTTGAATCTGTTACTGTTGCTTACTCGTTTTTGTGATTACCATTAGCtagtgaaaaacaaaaagcaatcTGAATTCTATAAACTTTTGAGTATATATGATCTGTATCGATACTTAACAAGTTTTTTTCCCAATGATACAGGTTAAGATTCGAAATGATTTTGATCCAGTTCTCTCTCCCGAGAGCTCTTTGTTTGTATTGAAGAGCAATAAACAAGTAAGGGTTAAAATATAATCACATTCTGAACTTCCTTAATTTACAGCAGCACTCACGACTCGTCATGTGGTTGATAAGGTTCCATATCAGGATATTCTCAGCATCCTTGATTCGACAAAATTCTGCAGTTCCGTTCAGAATTTTATCGATATATATTTCAGGCTATCTGGGCTTCCTGCGAATGGTCAGTTGTCAGATAGTGACTGCATACGCGTAAGAATCTGCGAGGGCAGGTTTGCAGTGCTTATACGTGAGGTCTGGCTTCTATTTGTAAACTCATGAATGCATTGTAAATTATTGAACTCATCACTTCTTTTTCTAATGTCTCATTAATCTTCTAACGTAACACAGCCAATTAGGGAAGGGAACTTCATCATTCAGCCCAAAGTAGATTTTGACATTAGCGTAAGTACTGTGGCGGGTCTTCTTAATCTCGGGTGAGCAAGAAATCatttaagtttgtttttcttcagtcATCCTCGATATTTTTCTACGTTCTCTATATCCGAAACTCAATATAGTTTCTATTCTTGGTTTCAGGTATCAAGCAGTGGCATATATCGAAGCCTCTGCTTTCATTTACCAAGACGGAAAGGTGAGTATACACATTGCTATTagtttaaaatgaaaaacaagcTTCTTGAGATTAGAAAgccgattttttttttttttggttgagcTTTTAAAGATTCTTATTGAGGTTGATCATCTCCAAGATGTGCCAAGTCCATACATACAGATCAAAGGCGCTAACAAAGAAGCAGTGACGGCTGCTGGTTCAGCTCTCAAACTAGATGGTTCATACACAACAAAGGTTCCACTTCTTTTTCGAGACAACTTTAGTTCGAACATCGTTTACCTATTATATACATAAGTCAATATTTTTTCcgttttgtgttttcttgaaTGAAGAGTTACCTTCAAATAGTGTTGGAAAGACTGCCACCGGTCCAGAGAAGTTCAAGTGGAATACATACACAGCAAGCAGCGCGGTTGCAAGAGCTTGTGGAATTCATACAATCGCAGGTAATCAAAAGTCTCCTCAATCCTCTTTATCTCATTCTAGGTTTATTGTCTCTAAAATGGTTCTTCTATGCCTTTTTGACGACTTTAAGGGAAGTAGTAACAGTGTGTCGGAATCATCACCAAG
It encodes the following:
- a CDS encoding P-loop containing nucleoside triphosphate hydrolases superfamily protein, whose amino-acid sequence is MDDEVVQRVFQEGGRDFFQQQPSTSSSSSSILQSLPLHVAFDHGYYLLVKSIQELREKKDGIVTVGIGGPSGSGKSSLAEKVASVIGCTVIAMEDYRDSLDDGNELETLDFDALVQNLEDLINGKDTLAPVFDFQQKKRVDSKMVKTSSGVVIVDGTYALHARLRSLLDIRVAVVGGVHFSLLSKVRYDIGDSCSLDYLIDSIFPLFRKHIEPDLHHAQIRINNSFVSSFREAIYKLKCKTEIVTSFPQESDVQKDNFIEMYLRPPSASEEARINDWIKVRQAGIRYYLSLGDQRIVDKHFIIRPKAEFEVGRMTLGGLLALGYNVVVSYKRASTAVSYGNLSLSRETIDTLGETFLVLRGTDRKSVGAEALRMGITGPWITKSYLELILESKGVPRLNTPPLLQPSPVITNQEKQIVAPKPIRTTPNIVTRLEDLSQPWTRSPTKSQMEPMVATWHFTSYDPPHSVSSVVDSSFRDNMRLVPMPDSYDLDRGLLLSVQAIQALLENKGPPVIVGIGGPSGSGKTSLAHKMANIVGCEVVSLESYFKSEQVKDFKHDDFSSLDLPLLSKNISDITNSRRTKLPIFDLETGTRCGFKELEVPEECGVIIFEGVYALHPEIRQSLDLWVAVVGGVHSHLISRVQRDKSRIGCFMSQNEIMMTVFPMFQQHIEPHLVHAHVKIRNDFDPVLSPESSLFVLKSNKQVPYQDILSILDSTKFCSSVQNFIDIYFRLSGLPANGQLSDSDCIRVRICEGRFAVLIREPIREGNFIIQPKVDFDISVSTVAGLLNLGYQAVAYIEASAFIYQDGKILIEVDHLQDVPSPYIQIKGANKEAVTAAGSALKLDGSYTTKSYLQIVLERLPPVQRSSSGIHTQQAARLQELVEFIQSQGSSNSVSESSPRRDGSSIDNVLEDMQSRIKRLERWHTINTVLWTFLMSALVGYSLYQRKRQ
- a CDS encoding P-loop containing nucleoside triphosphate hydrolases superfamily protein (P-loop containing nucleoside triphosphate hydrolases superfamily protein; FUNCTIONS IN: nucleoside-triphosphatase activity, nucleotide binding, kinase activity, phosphotransferase activity, alcohol group as acceptor, ATP binding; INVOLVED IN: biosynthetic process, metabolic process; LOCATED IN: cellular_component unknown; EXPRESSED IN: 6 plant structures; EXPRESSED DURING: 4 anthesis; CONTAINS InterPro DOMAIN/s: ATPase, AAA+ type, core (InterPro:IPR003593), Phosphoribulokinase/uridine kinase (InterPro:IPR006083), Uridine kinase (InterPro:IPR000764); BEST Arabidopsis thaliana protein match is: Phosphoribulokinase / Uridine kinase family (TAIR:AT1G26190.1).): MDDEVVQRVFQEGGRDFFQQQPSTSSSSSSILQSLPLHVAFDHGYYLLVKSIQELREKKDGIVTVGIGGPSGSGKSSLAEKVASVIGCTVIAMEDYRDSLDDGNELETLDFDALVQNLEDLINGKDTLAPVFDFQQKKRVDSKMVKTSSGVVIVDGTYALHARLRSLLDIRVAVVGGVHFSLLSKVRYDIGDSCSLDYLIDSIFPLFRKHIEPDLHHAQIRINNSFVSSFREAIYKLKCKTEIVTSFPQESDVQKDNFIEMYLRPPSASEEARINDWIKVRQAGIRYYLSLGDQRIVDKHFIIRPKAEFEVGRMTLGGLLALGYNVVVSYKRASTAVSYGNLSLSRETIDTLGETFLVLRGTDRKSVGAEALRMGITGPWITKSYLELILESKVQQNLNFCKLTHFAGVPRLNTPPLLQPSPVITNQEKQIVAPKPIRTTPNIVTRLEDLSQPWTRSPTKSQMEPMVATWHFTSYDPPHSVSSVVDSSFRDNMRLVPMPDSYDLDRGLLLSVQAIQALLENKGPPVIVGIGGPSGSGKTSLAHKMANIVGCEVVSLESYFKSEQVKDFKHDDFSSLDLPLLSKNISDITNSRRTKLPIFDLETGTRCGFKELEVPEECGVVSDHSLHISYEIRQSLDLWVAVVGGVHSHLISRVQRDKSRIGCFMSQNEIMMTVFPMFQQHIEPHLVHAHVKIRNDFDPVLSPESSLFVLKSNKQVPYQDILSILDSTKFCSSVQNFIDIYFRLSGLPANGQLSDSDCIRVRICEGRFAVLIREPIREGNFIIQPKVDFDISVSTVAGLLNLGYQAVAYIEASAFIYQDGKVNVPSPYIQIKGANKEAVTAAGSALKLDGSYTTKSYLQIVLERLPPVQRSSSGIHTQQAARLQELVEFIQSQGSSNSVSESSPRRDGSSIDNVLEDMQSRIKRLERWHTINTVLWTFLMSALVGYSLYQRKRQ
- a CDS encoding P-loop containing nucleoside triphosphate hydrolases superfamily protein (P-loop containing nucleoside triphosphate hydrolases superfamily protein; FUNCTIONS IN: nucleoside-triphosphatase activity, kinase activity, nucleotide binding, phosphotransferase activity, alcohol group as acceptor, ATP binding; INVOLVED IN: biosynthetic process, metabolic process; LOCATED IN: cellular_component unknown; EXPRESSED IN: 6 plant structures; EXPRESSED DURING: 4 anthesis; CONTAINS InterPro DOMAIN/s: Phosphoribulokinase/uridine kinase (InterPro:IPR006083), ATPase, AAA+ type, core (InterPro:IPR003593), Uridine kinase (InterPro:IPR000764); BEST Arabidopsis thaliana protein match is: Phosphoribulokinase / Uridine kinase family (TAIR:AT1G26190.1); Has 3953 Blast hits to 3156 proteins in 1342 species: Archae - 38; Bacteria - 3073; Metazoa - 244; Fungi - 122; Plants - 227; Viruses - 4; Other Eukaryotes - 245 (source: NCBI BLink).); protein product: MDDEVVQRVFQEGGRDFFQQQPSTSSSSSSILQSLPLHVAFDHGYYLLVKSIQELREKKDGIVTVGIGGPSGSGKSSLAEKVASVIGCTVIAMEDYRDSLDDGNELETLDFDALVQNLEDLINGKDTLAPVFDFQQKKRVDSKMVKTSSGVVIVDGTYALHARLRSLLDIRVAVVGGVHFSLLSKVRYDIGDSCSLDYLIDSIFPLFRKHIEPDLHHAQIRINNSFVSSFREAIYKLKCKTEIVTSFPQESDVQKDNFIEMYLRPPSASEEARINDWIKVRQAGIRYYLSLGDQRIVDKHFIIRPKAEFEVGRMTLGGLLALGYNVVVSYKRASTAVSYGNLSLSRETIDTLGETFLVLRGTDRKSVGAEALRMGITGPWITKSYLELILESKVQQNLNFCKLTHFAGVPRLNTPPLLQPSPVITNQEKQIVAPKPIRTTPNIVTRLEDLSQPWTRSPTKSQMEPMVATWHFTSYDPPHSVSSVVDSSFRDNMRLVPMPDSYDLDRGLLLSVQAIQALLENKGPPVIVGIGGPSGSGKTSLAHKMANIVGCEVVSLESYFKSEQVKDFKHDDFSSLDLPLLSKNISDITNSRRTKLPIFDLETGTRCGFKELEVPEECGVIIFEGVYALHPEIRQSLDLWVAVVGGVHSHLISRVQRDKSRIGCFMSQNEIMMTVFPMFQQHIEPHLVHAHVKIRNDFDPVLSPESSLFVLKSNKQVPYQDILSILDSTKFCSSVQNFIDIYFRLSGLPANGQLSDSDCIRVRICEGRFAVLIREPIREGNFIIQPKVDFDISVSTVAGLLNLGYQAVAYIEASAFIYQDGKVNVPSPYIQIKGANKEAVTAAGSALKLDGSYTTKSYLQIVLERLPPVQRSSSGIHTQQAARLQELVEFIQSQGSSNSVSESSPRRDGSSIDNVLEDMQSRIKRLERWHTINTVLWTFLMSALVGYSLYQRKRQ